The DNA segment TTCTTCCGGTGACGATGATGACGCTGTCGTCGTTGGGTGGCTCTTCGGTATCTTGCAGTCCTCTTCACGAAGAAGCTTCACTGTAGCTGAAGATTAATCTTGCCCGATCACAACCTGTAAACGCCATGAAAGAAGAGACAGAGAGTTCCAAGGCAAGTATACAGATAATTTGCTTTATGGAATGATGGAAAGATGGAATGTGAGGAGGTGACAGCCATCGAAAGGTCATTCTTAGCATAGAAGCAATCACCAAACAAGAATTGTTCTCGGGCATCGAGGAGAAGACACGCATCGCCAGCATAGGTAGGCAAGAAATACTGGTTTGGGCAAACCAATCGAATGCAAAATTCGTGACCGGGAATTGAAGTTGATAGCTCAGAGTACTTAATTAACATGCATTTGGTTGAGACATATGTGATCTATCAACCACAAAGCTTCAATATAATATCTCATGTTTTGATGCTTCCAACTCTTAAAAGAAACGATTCTCTTTATCTCAAGAGGAGAATCCAAGTCATTGTCTCAAACGCTGTGGGAACAAATGCTTTGTTATTTTGATCACATTAGGCTTTACTACCTAAATGTTGATgttagctatgaatgccttgataaacccttaataaatttattataatcCGGAGATTTTAGGAAGCACAAAATCTCAAAATGTAGATAGAAGATTTTATCCCACTGGTAGTTGTACTATCGAGTTCTCATAAGAGTCTTCTCATTACCACCAATTCACCATTACTTGGGTTGAGATGTAGTAGATTACATGTCTGATGATTAAGCTGCATATCAATAATAGCAATTACAACTGCATTAAGGATCACTGTCACTATTGTAGTCTTTGCTTTGATGTCTCTTTGCTTCAGAGAAGACCGGCATGAGCACTGAAGTAGGCAATGCAGCATAACACCATCCGAATACCAAAAGGAGACCCTTATTGCAGTCATCTTGCTAGAGGAAATGCCATAAAGGAAACCCAAACCATGAACAGATCGTCATCCACTCTGCAAAACAACTCGCTGCATACGATGAGAACAAAACCGAGCTACCCCTTCGACTTCACGAAGTACCATGGATGAGATTGAGGTGACTTCTTCGTTCTTCCTCACTGTCTAGCTCTAGCCACCGAGGAACGTCTCAAGGATTTCAGACGAGTATGCTTCCCCTCTAATCTTGCCTCAAGCAGCTTTGCCTTCAGAGTGCCCTCTTTTGATCCTTGTGCTGATTTCGACGAGGATTCAGGTGCAACAACCTGGTTGGGAGAGCTGATCTGGTACTTCCATTGTCGAACTGGACTAGTGATCTGGTGAACGTCTCCTGAATCAGTGTCTCCGCCACCAGCTGAACCAAGCTGAGTCCTCCACAATAAATGATTGTGAGAGCTTTCTCTATGATGATTACCATGATCCTCTGGATAGCACTCAGAAATTTCTGAAAGATATCTTAGTGAATTAGCAGTCAGGTGCCTCGAACCATGCCAGCGAGCCCACGTCAGTTTTGTATCGTGCCCATGTTCCTGAGAGCAACGGTAATCAGATTTCTTCGCTCTAGATAGTTCAATATGATCCACTGCCACTTTGTCACTTTCCGCATCAGTAGGAGAGTGTACTCCCTGCACCCTGTCTAAAAGCTGCACTTTGCTTCCACGTAACTTTGTCTTGTCCATTTGTTCGCCATATTCGGACGAATCATCTTTGCTTTCAGAGCATCCTATCTTTTCTCCTGGTAAAGTAGATGTTCTCTTGGAATCCAGTTTTTCTATCCCATTTTGAGTATTTTGTTTCGGCTGGTCACGACTTCCATTTCCGCGAGTTGCCATGTTAAGCTCGAAGCAGTGCATCTCACTCGCAacagaatcatcatcatcatcatcatcgtcagcaTCATGAGGCGCACTGGTAGTCCCATTTAAGTGGACGGACTCGAGAGATTGGCGCCGCATATTAGTGTCTTTCTTTTCATCCTTTCGGTACAGACGATCATTCCCAAAGGCCCTGGACCTTCTAGCTCGAAGAAAGGATTCAATTTCACTGCTTAGCCTGTCTGTAATTGTTGTTTTTTCAGCCAAATCCCCTTGGTCTTCTGCAATGTTCATCTGAACCCGCTCATCTAGCCATGCTTCTGATATATGAAGTACTAACCGATCTACCTTATGGTCGCAAGCTACTTGAGATTTTTGCTTCAACTCCCTTACTTCCTGCTCATAATCTGTAACAGCCTTAGCAAATTCATCGCATAGGTCCTCCAAAGGGCTAtttgtttttctctctctttctagaTCTTTCACAGCCTTCATGTATGCTGCATTCACTTCGGACAACTCTTTCCCAAGTTTCCGGTGAAGACTTTCAGAGCGTCTTCGGAGACGCCTCTCATCTTCAAGCTCATCCCGTATCGACTGCACTGCTGCTTTGATCTTTTGTTGCTCCTTGTTCTTTCTAATCAGTTTGTCTTCGGTAACTTGCTTCATTAGATCATCCATTTCATGCCGATAAACATGCTGCTCTTGCATCAGCTCCTGAATGCGTGCCTGCGCATGTTCTAACTCAACCTTCAATGCTTTCACCAATGAGACATTGCAAGCATGTTGTTCTTCCAGGCTCCAAATGCGATTCAGTACTTTCAATAGTTCTGTCGATGTTTGAAGACTATATCCTGCCTCCCCAAGCTTTCCCTTAAGATTGACAGAACTGCTAGGAGTGATGGCTTCACTAATAGCAGCAATCTGCAAGGTGCAGATACATGAACACACAACAAAAATGTTAATACATCTGCAAATACATGTTCCTTTCTTTAATTTTTTCATATAAGAAGCAAAATAAGTTTTCACTAAAACAAAGACCATATGGTTCCAGCAATTTGATATTAAGACATAATCTGCCAATGTAAGACCATTGCTTGTACCATTGGTTAACCTAAACTTGTATTGTAGATGCTACAGCACAAGCATTGCAGCACACAGGTGTCTATTACATGGCATGCTAGTATCTAAAACTAATGAAATGCCTGGTGCAGTCATGCATGAGAAGTTCACTATATGTACAATGCCAAGACCTAAACGTGCCATGCGAGGAACTGAGAGTCAAATgcctgaacaaaaagtcaaaatcATTTGCTTTTACAAGTTTTATTGCACAATATCTCATGATAAAACTAAATCTGCCTGAAATCAACCATTACAACTCAATTGTTGAACATAGAAAGTTACAAGGCTTCAAACAGAGACCCATATATTAAGTGGACAATTCATTCTTTTGTTTCCCCGATGATAACAGAAGGGGCACCCAAAAAAATAACCTAGGTTAAAATATTAATAGGACCCAAGCTGAGAACCTCTTCAGTAACAGTGGGCTAAGGCCTGAATAATGAGTGACTAATCCAAGTAATTAAAATGAAATCAACATGATTACCTCCATAGAACTACTATAACTTGCAGGAGATACAGGTTGTAGGGCTCGACTATTTCTCTCATTCAACTTGTAATGCTTGACCAATGAAGCTGCAACTTGCCTCCTTAAACTTCCTGCACTTTGAGGCTGTCACAAAAAATGGAGATCATTGATAGTACAGAGTCCCAATAATTCAGTATGTAAATTCTATCTAACAAATTAATGTTCATTTCAATAATTCATTGTCCAAAAAACTAGTAACCAAGATTTCAGGACTAAACTGCAAGATGGAAGTATGCGCATGCAACATTATGAGAAAGTAAACAAGGTTGCATGCAGCACACACAGCTTTTGGtgtacgaaattgtttctttAATTATGACAAGGAAGTCACAACTTATATCATCCTACATCACATGTATATCATTTTTCTAATCTTGTTACCATATTGGGTTGGGATTTAGAGTTTCCACGTTACATGACTGCTCCTGGAGTTTCCCTACAACTATTTTTTGAGTGGCAATTGAATCTTTCAGTTTATATCACAAATAATATCATACTTATTTCCAAGTAAAGCACGAAATTAGGGCTGTTTGATAATTGCACAAACACTAACAAGTCAATGGTGTGTATCAATGTATTATTAAAGGACCGGGTTGGCTTCCTTTACGTATTAATTGTCATGATTTTTGTCTGTCACAGAATGAGGGCTATAGAGACAATATTTTGGTGGTCGAGGTATTCTTTAAGATTTGATTATAGGAATGAAATTTATACATAATGCATAATTTGCTAAAACTTGAGCAAATAACTAAGATGTTCTTACAATTCATACTAATTTTGCACGCACCTGATTCTACTTACACATGAAGAAAGGCTCAGAACTTATTATGAGAACAGACAGGCCTAATATATTTTGCTGCAACAAAAAGTGGATTTGTTACATAtgacatgaatatttcatgtcatGGTAAAATTATGATAAGTAGATTGCATGGCATCCAAATTTGAAGCTTTATGTGTGTATCTACAATGTggattaaaattttcatttcagTTTCCATATAATTGACTGACAATTCATCTTTGGGCCGTAGGATTTTAAACTAGACAAGAAAAAATATTGTATTTTTGAAATGATTAGAAAAGAACAGCAGAAAACTAAGTGAaagatgcaaaaagataatagttAAATTAAATTCCACAGGAAGAAGCACTCAAGATCAGTCTCACAAAAAGGTAGTGAGGAAGAGATAAGATGGAAATGAATATGATAAGAGGGAAGAAATAGACGAAGGGAATATTTTTAGATTTCTGTGCTTTTCTAATAAGACCACTGTTGAAAGCTAAGAATAAGCAGCTGCCCTTGTTTCAACCATAAGAAAGCATCTGCCCACCTAACCATATCGATAAACCATTCAGATTCCTAAAACAAATTTAATAACAACAAACATCTCATCAATGGGAGTCCTATCTAAATTCACAAATAGACATAGAACATATAAAAATCATAGGATGATCTTACAATGGTATCTAGAGAACAGAAAATTAACCTAGATTAATGCTGCATCAATCTACGGCTGATGGAGACAGAGTGGAGTTAATCTCTTGGAGCCATCAAACTATAGAACAATCAGCAACCACAGATGGCATATATAACTTGCCACATATAGAAAAAGAATCTAAACTATAAAAGGTAGTACCATAATCATAAATAacctaaaaataacttatgacagTTCAGAGGTGGCAAGGTTTGCAAGTTGGTTTCATGCAAAGGCACAGCACAACATGCAAAATGTACCATGCTGGCAATTATCTGGTATGAAAAGGTGTCTGCATTGTAGTTCTTGGATACACACGCTAACTTCACTCTGATGGTGCCCGAAATGGTCATCCCAAATGAATCCATGAGTACATCATTATGACATAAGCCATACCGGTTCAAATTACCAACTGGAGAAAGAAAAGGCCAAGTTTTTGCGTTGATGAAAGAGCCAGAGAAGGACCACAAATCGATGGACCAGGTTGATTATGATCATATATGTAGCAAAGAACATATATAAGTGGCTTTTACCAGGAAACAAGAAACTCAATAAGAATAAGTGCTCCAACAGTAAAGGCCTGGAGTTATCTTTGAGTTGTTTCAACAGCTAAAATTCTTGATGTAATGCTTACTTAAGTGGACCAAATTTGAAGATTTGAAATGTATGCTTATTTCACATACGGAAATGTTTCCTCAACTTTTCTGATTATGACATAGCCTACACCTTGAGAAGCATATATGGGTGGATGTTTTTgtgcaaataatataaataagCACATACTTGCAACAAGTCCAGTTTTCTCTTCTAGTTCCATTCTAAAATCACATCGACTCCCCAATATCGATTAAGTGGTTAACATCTACATCTACATCTACATCTACATCAACATGGAGAGAACAAGGAATCGATTTAATACAAATTCAACACTCTTGTTCTTTTTCAAGTCAAAAAGGTCCAGTAGCGACAAGTTCATCAGTCAAGGCAATTCTTGGCAGGATTTCGAATCTTTCTTTTCAGAAAACATTCATATCTTTATCTCAACGAGCTTTATGTGAGATGAAACAAGGGATCACGTAATCAAGGAAGAGACATCGTCAGGTAAGACATTTAATCAAACACTTGAACACTACAGGAAAAGACAAACAAGTACAAGAACATCAAAGCTAGCCACAAGAACCAAGAACCTTACCAGGTCCTCATGACGAACGGCCAAGCGATCGGGACCGTCATCGAGCGCCTTCCCATCGCCATGGCGTCGGATCTTGGCGCCCCTCCGGCTCATCACGGAGACGGGCATCAGGTCCTGGATCTCCCAGAGGTTCGCGCCGAGCTTTCGAGCGGACACCGAGCTCCTCTTGGGTTCGCCCGCGTCGGCGTCCGCAGAACCGGCGTCCCCCAGCTTCCAGGTGGGCACCGGCGTGCAAAGACCGCCCTTTTTCCCCACAGTAACCCCTCTCCTCAGCTTTAAGCCCAAAGCGTCCTCTTTTACACCAGCACTCCCCTCCTCATCATCAATTGCCACCCCTTTCCCCCCTTCCATGGTCCCTTACACCTCTCCCTGTCTCTCTTTTCCTTAAAGATCAAATCTTTTTACCATCAGCAGCCATACGATTTGCCCTTGCCCATTCCCCCCTGCCTCATGC comes from the Musa acuminata AAA Group cultivar baxijiao chromosome BXJ1-10, Cavendish_Baxijiao_AAA, whole genome shotgun sequence genome and includes:
- the LOC103968910 gene encoding uncharacterized protein At5g41620, which codes for MEGGKGVAIDDEEGSAGVKEDALGLKLRRGVTVGKKGGLCTPVPTWKLGDAGSADADAGEPKRSSVSARKLGANLWEIQDLMPVSVMSRRGAKIRRHGDGKALDDGPDRLAVRHEDLPQSAGSLRRQVAASLVKHYKLNERNSRALQPVSPASYSSSMEIAAISEAITPSSSVNLKGKLGEAGYSLQTSTELLKVLNRIWSLEEQHACNVSLVKALKVELEHAQARIQELMQEQHVYRHEMDDLMKQVTEDKLIRKNKEQQKIKAAVQSIRDELEDERRLRRRSESLHRKLGKELSEVNAAYMKAVKDLERERKTNSPLEDLCDEFAKAVTDYEQEVRELKQKSQVACDHKVDRLVLHISEAWLDERVQMNIAEDQGDLAEKTTITDRLSSEIESFLRARRSRAFGNDRLYRKDEKKDTNMRRQSLESVHLNGTTSAPHDADDDDDDDDSVASEMHCFELNMATRGNGSRDQPKQNTQNGIEKLDSKRTSTLPGEKIGCSESKDDSSEYGEQMDKTKLRGSKVQLLDRVQGVHSPTDAESDKVAVDHIELSRAKKSDYRCSQEHGHDTKLTWARWHGSRHLTANSLRYLSEISECYPEDHGNHHRESSHNHLLWRTQLGSAGGGDTDSGDVHQITSPVRQWKYQISSPNQVVAPESSSKSAQGSKEGTLKAKLLEARLEGKHTRLKSLRRSSVARARQ